The stretch of DNA AGCGAGACGCCGCTCAACCCATTGCTGGTGCAGGCACGGGACACTACCGGGCAGATCCTTTCGCGCTCCGGGTCGATCAACGAAAACAGCCAACAGATCGCCTTCTACACCAAACAGCTCAGCGAAATGCAGAAGCAGAAGGCCTGGAGCCAAGCGTTCGAGCAGCAGCTTGAAAATGAGCGCAAAGCCTTCGAGCGCGAACAGCGCAGCCATTACACCAAGGTGTATTTCAACGGCCTGATCGACAAGCTCGAAGTCAATGTGCTGGACTTCTCCGCAGCCACCATCACCCGCAAAGACCTCAATCTGCCGGTGCGACGGTTCGACCCTCTGACCACCGACAGCAAGATCCAGCCCCTGCCCATGCCGGTAGTGGTGTATGACGACCAGGCACCGAACTACCTCAAGGGCGCCAACCTCGACCAAGAAACCTTGAAGAAAAGCGTGGTCGTTCATCAATCCACCGAGGACGCCAGCGCGGCGCGGATCGAGTTCGACCACCCGAGAACCTTCAATGACGAGTTGCTGGGCACGTCCTTCTCCACCGGCGACAGCCCCGTGACCTTCTTCACCCAGAACGAAAACGGCAAACGCGGCGAGCCCATCGAACTGCCATCGGAGGCAGTCGAGGTCGATCCGATGCGCAGCTCGATCACTTACGACCTGACTCTGTTCCCGGAAACCCCGGCTTACGCCGTCGGTGCGATCCCGCTGTTCCTGGCCAGCATCGAGAAGAAAGCCCTGCCCGTCAGCCAGCTACCCAAAGGCCTGGAGCTGCGGGGCAATGCGCTGATCGTCGACCAGCGCCTGTTCCCGTCCGAGGCCTGGCGTTTCTACGCCAAGGACGGCAGCGGCCAGTACCTGAAGGAGATTCTTGCAGTCAGCCATGAGGCGCCGGCAAACGGCCCGGCCTTGTTCGACGTGCATTACTTCTATGGGCAGCCCACCGAGCTGGAAACCTACCAGCGCAGCGAACTCAACACCGTCGAATATGGCTTTGAGGTCAAGCTCGACAAGCTGGAGAACCCACCACCCGCCGAGTAGGACTCAGCGGTAGGGATTAACGGGAGATTGCGTCAATGGCGGCAGCGTTCGCCATTGATCTGCCGTAGTTGTGCCTGAAGGTGCAGGCACCAGATCTGCGGATCGTCGGCCAACTCATAACCATGGGTGGTCAGGCTTTCGACGATGGAATCAAGGATGGATTCGGCCACGCTGGGACCGCAGAAAGGTCCCTGGGCCTTGATGGCCGAAGGTTGCTCGCCAGCCATTCCGGCCGCGAACAGTAGGGTCCACATTCCGTTATCTCCCGCCAGCGGGCGGATACTGCATTCGATACGGGTGACCAGGCCAAGACACTGGCGGGTAAGGCAGAGGTTGCGCGACATGGCGGCGACCCTCGGTAGATCCGGTATTCAGCCCTCATGTGAAGACTGTTTCGATCCAGTGACGACTGTCGTTCTCCTTGCCTGAGAATAGGAAGAAAAGCCTGAGAAGCAAAGTTGACCGGCTGAACAGGCGCCGAATGGTCTATTCGCGAAAGTTGACGCCAGCGGACCGGCGCCGCGACGAAGGCCGAGCCCTCGTCGCGGCAAGGCTCATGCCGGCTTGGTTTGCGCCAATGCCTCTTGCGCCTGCTCTTTTTCCGCTTCCTTGAGGTCCTCCTCGCTGACCATTTCAGCGATGACCCGCAGGCGCTCCACCACCCGCGCGTTGACGCTGCCTTCCGGGAACTGGCCATCCGCATCCGGCTCGCCCGCGGGCTCGCCGACCAGCAGGCTCAGGGCCTCGTCAGCCTGGCGCACGGCATACACGTGGAATTGCCCGGCGCGGACCGCCGCCAGCACCTTCTCATCGAGCATCAGAGTGGCGACGTTGGCGTGAG from Pseudomonas chlororaphis subsp. chlororaphis encodes:
- a CDS encoding PA4575 family protein translates to MSRNLCLTRQCLGLVTRIECSIRPLAGDNGMWTLLFAAGMAGEQPSAIKAQGPFCGPSVAESILDSIVESLTTHGYELADDPQIWCLHLQAQLRQINGERCRH